The nucleotide sequence CTTCAGCAGGATGCAACGGCCCCGCAGGCGTGTTCTATTCCGTGCGACGGCCGAGCCACCAGTCTCGCACCCATGAGGAGCAGCGCCCATTCGCCGTGCCCCGTCCGAGGCGCCCGCTACCCTCGAGCACATGACGCAGCGGCTGGACGCTCCGGCCCCGCTCCGGGCATATCGCCCGGAGGCAGGCCAGGCGCACCGCTGCAGGAACCGATCCCCGCCCCGATCGCGCGCCGCGCGCAGATCACCCTCCACAGGAATGAGGACAGTCCATGGCCCGCACCCCCTCCAGCTCTCCCGCCCGCCGACGCCCCGGCGCCGAGACCCCGCCCGCGCTCATCGACCTCGTCCCCCCGGGCGGGCTGAGCCTGACCAGCAGCACCAAGAAGCTGTCCTCCCTGTCCGCGGACGCTCTGGTGCTCGGCGTGGAGAAGACCCCCGATGGCCCCGTCGTGGCCATGCCGCTGGAGGCCAAGGGCCTTCCCGCCGATCTGCAGCTGCAGGCGGAGGCGCTGCGCGTCTCCGGCGCCGCAGATGAGGTCCGCACCCTGCCGGCCCCGTCGGGCTCGGCCTGGCCGGTCATCGTGCTGAGCGGGCTGGGCGACGGCCGCGAGACCGACTCGCGCGCCGAGTCGCTGCGCCGCGCCGCCGGTGCGGCCGCACGCGCCCTGACCGGTCGCGAGCACGCCGTGTTCGCTCTGCCGGCCCAGGACGTGGCAGAGGCCGCCGCCGTGGCCGAGGGCGCGGCGCTGGGCGCCTTCACGTTCACCGCCCAGAAGCACGCGACCCGCAAGCCCAGCGACTCCCCGCTGCGCCGTGCCACGATCGCCGCGGCGGGCCTTCCCGCGGACGAGCTGGCTCCCGCTCTGACCCGCGCGGAGAACCTGGGGCGGGCCGTAGCACTGTCGCGCACACTGACCGATCTGTCCCCGGACACGGTGTATCCGCACAGCTTCGCCGAGCTGGCCCGCGATCTCGCGGCCGCGACCTCCACCGGGGCCAAGGGCCGGCTCTCGGTCGAGGTCCTTGCCGAGGACGAGCTCGCCGCCGGCGGCTACGGCGGCCTGATGGGCGTGGGCCAGGGAGCGGCGCACCCGCCGCGCCTGGTGCGCATCGGCTGGGAGCCGGCCAAGCCCGTCGACCATGTGGCGCTGGTGGGCAAGGGCATCACGTTCGACTCCGGCGGCCTGTCGCTGAAGCCCGGGGCATCCATGATGACCATGAAGTCGGACATGTCAGGGGCCGCCACCGTGCTGGCCACGGTGCTGGCCGCCGCCGAGGCAGGGCTTCCCGTGGTCACCACGGGCTGGCTGTGCCTGGCCGAGAACATGCCCTCGGGCACCGCCACCCGCCCCGGCGACGTCCTGCGCATCCGCGGCGGGCGCACCGTCGAGGTCCTGAACACCGACGCCGAGGGCCGGATGGTGCTGGCCGACGGCCTCGTCGCCGCCCGCGAGGAGGATCCGGGCCTGCTCATCGACGTCGCCACGCTGACGGGTGCTCAGATGATCGCCCTCGGCAAGCGCACCGCGGGAGTCATGGGCGATGACGATGCCGTCGAGGCGCTGCTGTCGGCCTCGGTCGACTCGGGCGAGTCCCTGTGGCCCATGCCGCTGCCGCATCACCTGCGCGCCTCGCTGGACTCGCACGTCGCCGATCTGAAGAACATCGGCGACCGCGAGGGCGGGATGCTGGTGGCCGGGCTGTTCCTGCAGGAGTTCGGCGGCGCCGAGCACACCGACTCGGCCGATGACCTGCGCCCCGAGGGCCCTGCCGGCCCCTGGGCGCACCTGGACATCGCCGGACCGTCGTTCAACGAGGACTCCCCGTGGGGCTATACCCCTCGTCAGGGCACGGGCATGGGCCTGCTGACCCTGTTCCGGACCCTCGAGCTCGTGGCCGGACGACCGGTCTGAGCAGACTCGAGCACGCTCGCGGTGTGAGCAGTGCCGCACGGCCGGCCTCCGGGCAGGCCGTGCGGCACGGTCGTCACCCGCATGGCGCGCGCGTGCGACGGGGCTAGACTGACGAACAGAACTGAGGCCTCTGCACGGCATGTCAGGGGCACGCACGGCGACGACGCCGGGCGCACGTGGAACAGATCGCAAGGGAGCGTCATCCGTGGCAGACAACGAATTCGACATCCTGGTGCTCGGCGGAGGCTCCGCTGGCTACGCCGCAGCTCTTCGCGGAGTCCAGCTGGGCTTCAGCGTCGCGCTGATCGAGAAGTCCAAGCTGGGCGGCACCTGCCTGCACTGGGGCTGCATCCCCACCAAGGCGTACCTGCACTCGGCCGAGCTGGCCACCGAGGCCCAGAACTCGGAGAAGTACGGCGTGAGCATCGGCGAGGTCTCCGTGGACATGGCCAAGGTGCGCGAGTACAAGGACAGCATCGTCGCCGGCAAGTACAAGGG is from Kocuria palustris and encodes:
- a CDS encoding leucyl aminopeptidase; its protein translation is MARTPSSSPARRRPGAETPPALIDLVPPGGLSLTSSTKKLSSLSADALVLGVEKTPDGPVVAMPLEAKGLPADLQLQAEALRVSGAADEVRTLPAPSGSAWPVIVLSGLGDGRETDSRAESLRRAAGAAARALTGREHAVFALPAQDVAEAAAVAEGAALGAFTFTAQKHATRKPSDSPLRRATIAAAGLPADELAPALTRAENLGRAVALSRTLTDLSPDTVYPHSFAELARDLAAATSTGAKGRLSVEVLAEDELAAGGYGGLMGVGQGAAHPPRLVRIGWEPAKPVDHVALVGKGITFDSGGLSLKPGASMMTMKSDMSGAATVLATVLAAAEAGLPVVTTGWLCLAENMPSGTATRPGDVLRIRGGRTVEVLNTDAEGRMVLADGLVAAREEDPGLLIDVATLTGAQMIALGKRTAGVMGDDDAVEALLSASVDSGESLWPMPLPHHLRASLDSHVADLKNIGDREGGMLVAGLFLQEFGGAEHTDSADDLRPEGPAGPWAHLDIAGPSFNEDSPWGYTPRQGTGMGLLTLFRTLELVAGRPV